GAAAGCAACGCCATCTGTGCCTTGTATTTGTTGAGTGCAATGCGCATGATTTCTTGCACCGTTTCCTGCTTGAGTTGGGCAACGCGCAACATCTGCCGGGTTTGTTGAACTTCACGGAATTTCACCCCGACCTCGATCAGAATGTTGTTTTCTGCCTCACGCAGGCTGTTGGTGGCCTGCTCAATCGTTTTCTCCGCTCGTGCCAGTTGGTGCTTCTTCCGACCCCAGTCAAACACCTCCCAATTCACCAGGATCCCGACAGCGGCAAAATTCCGGGGGACAAATTCATTGAAATTGCGCGGGGAGGTATAGGTCAGCGCCAGGCTGACATCAGGGATGTATTCAGATTTCTTGACCCGCTTCTCCAGTTCCACCTGTTTGACTCGGAGTCGGGCCTCCCGGAGTTCAGGCCGGGATTCCAGGGCGCGACTGCGCGCGGCGGTGACATCCATTTCCAGGGTTGACAACTCTGGTACAGGGCTGACTCTGAATTCAGTGCCGATGTCGCGCCCCATCAATTGATTGAGTTGTTCCTTCAAGGTGGACAGTTGATTGGCAATGGTCAGCGCCTCGGTTTCGGTTTTGGCCAGTCTGGTTTTGACCTCAAGTTCCTCGGCTTTGAGCGCCACCTGTTGCACCACGTAATCGCCCGTCACACGATCCAGTTCGCGGTAGAAGGTGAGGGCCTGCTGAAGGCTGGCCAGGGCGCTTTCCGTTTGGAGGATTGCGTAATAGGTGCGCTTGACCGTTGTGATGACCGACTGTTCTTGTGACCGCACTTGCTCGCGGGCCACTTCATCAGACAACCTGGCCTGTTTGACGTTGAGACCGAGGCGGTACTGTTGCGACAGCGGCATCGTAATCTGGCCAAAGAGAATGGCCGTTGGCCGGCTTGGCGTTCTTATCTTGATATCACGGTCCGGAATCGGGCCGACGTTGGCATAATTGCCCAAAACCCCTCTGGTAAAGGTGAAATCCAACCCCTGGAGTTGCTGTGCGCCAAGCGCCGAAAACTGGAACTTCGGCAGCCGAAAAGTCTTGGTTGCCGCCACTTCATCCGTGGCTTTGCCGACATCCAGTTGGGCGTTTCTGACCTGGCGGTTGTCACGTAACGCCAGGAAGATCGCCTCATCCAGCGTCAATATAGCACCCGAAGCCCCCCCTTCTTTTTGCTGCGCCGGGACGCTCACCGGGCAACCCAGAAGGAGAATGATCACCAGTACGAAAACAATTCGATTATCCATAGACTGATCCTTACAGTTTGGCCACCGCAAGCTGGGCAAACGGGGGCGGTTCTTTCTCATTTCTGCTTGAAGTTGTTGCGTTCCGTCGTTTGTTGCTCTTCGAGAGTTTCAATCTCCGCCACAATCGCTTTGATCAGGACTCCGGTTGCCAGCAGCCTGACCCCCTGTCGCCGCATTCGGGTCAACAGGGCTCGCCCCTGGCTGTCAATGAACGTCACGGCAGCCAAATTTACCAGCATCACGCTGGATGGATTTGCCGCCAATGCACTTTCCCAACACTTCTCCAATTCTTTTACCCACGGCCCGACCAGCTTCCCTTCAATCACGAAACTGGTCATCTGGGCCTCATGGTGGGTTGTAATCCTGAGCATCATTTGTTCTCCTCCGTATTTGGGCTCTCGCCACACCAGGGATTGAGAGTTATGTGTCTCATCTGCGTACCCCTGGTTCTTTGGACCGGTCCCGGCTGACACCTCAGGTAATGGCAACTGGTATGCCACAACCCCGACGCACTCATTCAGGCTGCTAAACTATTGAAATTGCAGGAGATCAAAAGACGACAGGCCGATCCTGGTGTCGAACCCTGGTGTCGAAAGTCAAAAGTGTCATCGTCAATTTCGTCAAAATGGGGAGAGTGATGGGGTTTGTGAGTGGTGGATTGCGTTGAAGCCGACGAGGGGTATAGGATTCAATCGTGTCGGCGATTTTCTGCATGGAGCCGTGGGTGATGAATACAGATCAACAATTTGACTCAGGAAGTACGGCCAGGCGCTATGAAGCCCTCCTGCGCATCTCTGAAATGATCTCCGCCTGCACTGATCCTGAAGACCTGGCCCAGGTTCTGGCCGATCAGTTAGACGGCGTTCTCCACTTTGACCATCTTGACCTGCTCGCGTTGAAGGAAAATCCCAACGAAATCGAATGGCACGCCTGGGGCAAGGGGGCACTCCCTTTGCCGGATGAACCAATCGAAGAGTGGCCCATCTGGCAGGTGTACAACTGTCAGGAACCACTCCACATTGTTGACTTGAGCCGCGATGAGAGATTTCCACGCCTCAAGCACTGGGCTGAACTGGCGGGAGTTGCCTGTGGCTCGGTGGCCTGTGTCCCCTTGACCACCCTTCGCCGACGCCTCGGCACGTTCAGTATCGCCAGCCACGCTGGGGGTTCCTACAGCACCGAAGACCTGTGCTTTCTGCAACTCGTTGGGCGGGTGGTCGCATTTGCGCTGGATGACGGCCTCAACCTCAGAAAGGCGGAAGCGGCTCAGGCCGAATTACGCCAGCAAAACAGCCGACTCCAGTTGCTGTTGGACCTGACCAACCGGATCACCTCAAACCTGGAGCTGCGGGAGGTATTGCGCGCGATTTCCGCCAACATCCGCGAGGTTATGGAATGTGACGGGGCCGCCATTTTATTGCCCCATCCGGTGTCAGGAAATTTTCAAATGTATGCCCTTGATTTTCCGAGCAGTCGAGGATTTTTTAAGGAAGAATTGCTGATTGTCCCTGGCCAGAACGACCCGGCCCAACGCGCGCTGGACACCTTGCAACCGGTCATCATCAACACGGTCAATGCCGCTGACATCAGTCGCGAATCCTATGAAACGGTCGTTGCCGAGGGGCTGAAGTGTCATTGTTTTATCCCGCTCGCCAACCGTGGCCGGGCGGTTGGACTGCTGGTGGTTGGACGGACTCGAGAGGGGGACTTCACACCGAAAGATATCGAGTTTCTCAGCCAGGCATCGGGCCAGATTGCCATCGCCGTCGAAAACGCCCTGGCTTTTCAGGAGATTTCCGAACTCAAGGAAAAACTCTCCCAGGAGAAGCT
Above is a window of Acidobacteriota bacterium DNA encoding:
- a CDS encoding TolC family protein, with protein sequence MDNRIVFVLVIILLLGCPVSVPAQQKEGGASGAILTLDEAIFLALRDNRQVRNAQLDVGKATDEVAATKTFRLPKFQFSALGAQQLQGLDFTFTRGVLGNYANVGPIPDRDIKIRTPSRPTAILFGQITMPLSQQYRLGLNVKQARLSDEVAREQVRSQEQSVITTVKRTYYAILQTESALASLQQALTFYRELDRVTGDYVVQQVALKAEELEVKTRLAKTETEALTIANQLSTLKEQLNQLMGRDIGTEFRVSPVPELSTLEMDVTAARSRALESRPELREARLRVKQVELEKRVKKSEYIPDVSLALTYTSPRNFNEFVPRNFAAVGILVNWEVFDWGRKKHQLARAEKTIEQATNSLREAENNILIEVGVKFREVQQTRQMLRVAQLKQETVQEIMRIALNKYKAQMALLSDVLQTQATLADADYHYQQALLAFWTARAEYEKAIGVDQ
- a CDS encoding sigma 54-interacting transcriptional regulator, with the protein product MEPWVMNTDQQFDSGSTARRYEALLRISEMISACTDPEDLAQVLADQLDGVLHFDHLDLLALKENPNEIEWHAWGKGALPLPDEPIEEWPIWQVYNCQEPLHIVDLSRDERFPRLKHWAELAGVACGSVACVPLTTLRRRLGTFSIASHAGGSYSTEDLCFLQLVGRVVAFALDDGLNLRKAEAAQAELRQQNSRLQLLLDLTNRITSNLELREVLRAISANIREVMECDGAAILLPHPVSGNFQMYALDFPSSRGFFKEELLIVPGQNDPAQRALDTLQPVIINTVNAADISRESYETVVAEGLKCHCFIPLANRGRAVGLLVVGRTREGDFTPKDIEFLSQASGQIAIAVENALAFQEISELKEKLSQEKLYLEEEIRSEMNFDEIVGNSAALRQVLELVETVARSDSTVLLLGETGTGKELIARAIHDHSPRKNHTFVKLNCAAIPTGLLESELFGHEKGAFTGAISQKIGRLELADQGTLFLDEVGDVPLEIQPKLLRALQEREFERLGSTRTKKVSVRLVAATNRDLESMIAAREFRSDLYYRLNVFPIRIPPLRERREDIPLLVSYFVQKFAQQMQKRIETIPAAAIRTLTEWDWPGNVRELGNFIERAVILTRGSSLEAPLAELRKLPLDEPTTTAAHRQEEIALIVKETLTALNSQKTEADEHARKQREKIVSVLTESKGRVGGTDGAAARLGLNRTTLLSRMKKLGIDPKQFS